The following coding sequences lie in one Eschrichtius robustus isolate mEscRob2 chromosome 10, mEscRob2.pri, whole genome shotgun sequence genomic window:
- the NUDT2 gene encoding bis(5'-nucleosyl)-tetraphosphatase [asymmetrical] yields MALRACGLIIFRRCLIPKMDNAAIEFLLLQASDGIHHWTPPKGHVEPGESDLETALREAQEEAGIEAGQLTIIEGFRRELNYVAREKPKTVIYWLAEVKDYDVEVRLSHEHQAFRWLGLREACQLAQFKEMKAVLQEGHQFLCSTVV; encoded by the exons ATGGCCCTGAGAGCATGTGGCTTGATCATCTTCCGAAGATGTCTCATTCCCAAGATGGACAACGCTGCAATTGAGTTTCTACTGCTGCAGGCATCAGATGGCATTCATCACTGGACTCCTCCCAAAG GCCATGTGGAACCAGGAGAAAGTGACTTGGAAACAGCCCTTCGGGAGGCTCAGGAGGAAGCAGGCATAGAAGCAGGCCAGCTGACCATCATTGAGGGATTCAGAAGGGAGCTCAATTATGTGGCCAGGGAGAAGCCTAAAACCGTCATCTACTGGCTGGCGGAGGTAAAGGACTACGACGTGGAGGTCCGCCTCTCCCACGAGCACCAGGCCTTTCGCTGGCTGGGGTTGCGTGAGGCCTGCCAGTTGGCTCAGTTCAAGGAGATGAAGGCGGTGCTCCAGGAAGGACACCAATTTCTCTGCTCCACAGTGGTCTGA
- the MYORG gene encoding myogenesis-regulating glycosidase isoform X1, with translation MPQNPQEKSQAYPRRRAGSHTGRKSPEAVAAATMYTFLPDNFSPTKPKPSKELKPLLGSAVLGLLLVLAAVVAWCYYSASLRKAERLRTELLDLNRGGFSIRNQKGEQVFRLAFRSGALDLDSCSRDGARLGCSRTADGRPLHFFIQTVRPKDTVMCYRVRWEEAAPGRAVEHAMFLGDAGAHWYGGAEMKTQHWPIRLDGQQEPQPFVTSDVYSSDAAFGGILERYWLSSRAAAIKVNDSVPFHLGWNSTERCLRLQARYHDTPYKPPAGRAAAPELSYRVCVGSDVTSIHKYMVRRYFNKPSRVPAPEAFRDPIWSTWVLYGRSVDQDKVQRFAQQIRQHRFNSSHLEIDDMYTPAYGDFDFDETKFPNASDMFRRLRDAGFRVTLWVHPFVNYNSSCFGEGVERELFVREPTGRLPALVRWWNGIGAVLDFTRPEARDWFQGHLRRLRSRYAVASFKFDAGEVSYLPRDFSTYRPLSDPNIWSRRYTEMALPFFSLAEVRVGYQSQNISCFFRLVDRDSVWGYDLGLRSLIPAVLTVSMLGYPFILPDMVGGNAVSERTVSGGDVPERELYVRWLEVAAFMPAMQFSVPPWRYDAEVVAIAHKFTALRASLVAPLLLELAGEVTDTGDPIVRPLWWIAPGDETAHRIDSQFLIGDTLLVAPVLEPGKQERDVYLPAGKWRSYKGELFDKTPVLLTDYPVDLDEVAYFIWAS, from the coding sequence TGGGAGCCACACAGGTCGTAAGAGCCCCGAGGCCGTCGCAGCTGCAACCATGTACACCTTCTTGCCTGACAACTTCTCGCCTACCAAGCCCAAGCCGTCCAAAGAGCTGAAGCCGCTGCTGGGCTCCGCagtgctggggctgctgctggtgCTGGCCGCGGTGGTGGCCTGGTGCTACTACAGCGCCTCTCTACGCAAGGCGGAACGCCTGCGCACCGAGCTGCTGGACCTCAACCGCGGCGGCTTCTCCATTCGCAACCAGAAGGGCGAGCAGGTCTTCCGCCTGGCCTTCCGCTCGGGCGCGTTGGACCTCGATTCCTGCAGCCGCGACGGCGCCCGGCTTGGCTGCTCTCGCACAGCGGATGGGCGCCCGCTGCACTTCTTCATCCAGACTGTGCGGCCCAAGGACACGGTCATGTGCTACCGCGTGCGCTGGGAGGAGGCGGCGCCGGGGCGCGCGGTGGAGCACGCCATGTTCCTGGGCGACGCGGGGGCGCACTGGTACGGCGGCGCGGAGATGAAGACCCAGCACTGGCCCATCCGCCTGGACGGCCAGCAGGAGCCTCAGCCCTTCGTCACCAGCGACGTCTACTCCTCCGACGCCGCATTTGGAGGCATCCTCGAGCGCTACTGGCTGTCGTCGCGTGCAGCTGCCATCAAGGTCAACGACTCAGTGCCCTTCCACCTGGGCTGGAACAGCACGGAGCGCTGTCTGCGGCTGCAGGCCCGCTACCACGACACGCCCTACAAGCCGCCCGCCGGCCGCGCTGCTGCGCCCGAGCTCAGCTACCGCGTGTGTGTCGGCTCCGATGTCACTTCCATCCACAAATATATGGTGCGGCGCTATTTCAACAAGCCATCGAGGGTGCCAGCGCCTGAGGCCTTCCGGGACCCCATCTGGTCCACGTGGGTGCTGTACGGGCGTTCGGTGGACCAGGACAAGGTGCAGCGTTTCGCTCAGCAGATCCGCCAGCACCGCTTCAACAGCAGCCATCTAGAAATCGACGACATGTACACGCCTGCCTATGGCGACTTCGACTTCGACGAGACCAAGTTTCCCAACGCCAGCGACATGTTCCGCCGCCTGCGCGACGCTGGCTTTCGCGTCACGCTCTGGGTGCACCCGTTTGTCAACTACAACTCATCATGCTTTGGCGAAGGCGTGGAGCGCGAGCTGTTTGTGCGTGAACCCACGGGCCGGCTGCCTGCTCTCGTGCGCTGGTGGAATGGCATCGGCGCCGTGCTCGACTTCACGCGCCCGGAGGCCCGCGACTGGTTTCAGGGGCATCTGCGGCGACTGCGTTCGCGCTACGCCGTGGCCTCCTTCAAGTTCGACGCTGGAGAGGTCAGCTATTTGCCGCGGGACTTCAGCACCTACAGGCCACTGTCCGACCCCAACATATGGAGCCGGCGCTACACAGAGATGGCGCTGCCCTTCTTCTCACTGGCCGAGGTCCGTGTGGGCTACCAGTCACAGAACATCTCGTGCTTCTTCCGCCTGGTGGACCGCGACTCCGTGTGGGGCTACGATCTGGGGCTGCGCTCGCTCATCCCCGCCGTGCTCACTGTCAGCATGCTGGGCTACCCGTTCATCCTGCCCGATATGGTGGGTGGCAACGCGGTGTCTGAGCGCACAGTGAGCGGCGGCGATGTGCCCGAGCGCGAGCTCTACGTGCGCTGGCTGGAAGTGGCCGCCTTCATGCCAGCTATGCAGTTCTCCGTTCCACCCTGGCGGTACGACGCCGAAGTGGTGGCCATCGCGCACAAGTTCACTGCACTGAGGGCCTCACTCGTGGCGCCGCTGTTGCTGGAGCTGGCTGGTGAGGTCACTGACACGGGAGACCCCATTGTGCGCCCCCTCTGGTGGATCGCGCCCGGCGACGAGACGGCGCACCGCATCGACTCACAGTTCCTCATCGGAGACACGCTGCTTGTGGCGCCGGTACTGGAGCCAGGCAAGCAGGAGCGGGACGTCTACCTGCCCGCAGGCAAGTGGCGCAGCTATAAGGGTGAGCTTTTCGACAAGACACCAGTGCTGCTCACGGATTACCCCGTTGACCTGGACGAGGTCGCCTACTTCATCTGGGCATCCTGA
- the MYORG gene encoding myogenesis-regulating glycosidase isoform X2, with product MPQNPQEKSQAYPRRRAGSHTGRKSPEAVAAATMYTFLPDNFSPTKPKPSKELKPLLGSAVLGLLLVLAAVVAWCYYSASLRKAERLRTELLDLNRGGFSIRNQKGEQVFRLAFRSGALDLDSCSRDGARLGCSRTADGRPLHFFIQTVRPKDTVMCYRVRWEEAAPGRAVEHAMFLGDAGAHWYGGAEMKTQHWPIRLDGQQEPQPFVTSDVYSSDAAFGGILERYWLSSRAAAIKVNDSVPFHLGWNSTERCLRLQARYHDTPYKPPAGRAAAPELSYRVCVGSDVTSIHKYMVRRYFNKPSRVPAPEAFRDPIWSTWVLYGRSVDQDKVQRFAQQIRQHRFNSSHLEIDDMYTPAYGDFDFDETKFPNASDMFRRLRDAGFRVTLWVHPFVNYNSSCFGEGVERELFVREPTGRLPALVRWWNGIGAVLDFTRPEARDWFQGHLRRLRSRYAVASFKFDAGEVSYLPRDFSTYRPLSDPNIWSRRYTEMALPFFSLAEVRVGYQSQNISCFFRLVDRDSVWGYDLGLRSLIPAVLTVSMLGYPFILPDMVGGNAVSERTVSGGDVPERELYVRWLEVAAFMPAMQFSVPPWRYDAEVVAIAHKFTALRASLVAPLLLELAGEVTDTGDPIVRPLWWIAPGDETAHRIDSQFLIGDTLLVAPVLEPGKQERDVYLPAGKWRSYKDFSRPQLPAQLASSGPACDTLFPNLCT from the exons TGGGAGCCACACAGGTCGTAAGAGCCCCGAGGCCGTCGCAGCTGCAACCATGTACACCTTCTTGCCTGACAACTTCTCGCCTACCAAGCCCAAGCCGTCCAAAGAGCTGAAGCCGCTGCTGGGCTCCGCagtgctggggctgctgctggtgCTGGCCGCGGTGGTGGCCTGGTGCTACTACAGCGCCTCTCTACGCAAGGCGGAACGCCTGCGCACCGAGCTGCTGGACCTCAACCGCGGCGGCTTCTCCATTCGCAACCAGAAGGGCGAGCAGGTCTTCCGCCTGGCCTTCCGCTCGGGCGCGTTGGACCTCGATTCCTGCAGCCGCGACGGCGCCCGGCTTGGCTGCTCTCGCACAGCGGATGGGCGCCCGCTGCACTTCTTCATCCAGACTGTGCGGCCCAAGGACACGGTCATGTGCTACCGCGTGCGCTGGGAGGAGGCGGCGCCGGGGCGCGCGGTGGAGCACGCCATGTTCCTGGGCGACGCGGGGGCGCACTGGTACGGCGGCGCGGAGATGAAGACCCAGCACTGGCCCATCCGCCTGGACGGCCAGCAGGAGCCTCAGCCCTTCGTCACCAGCGACGTCTACTCCTCCGACGCCGCATTTGGAGGCATCCTCGAGCGCTACTGGCTGTCGTCGCGTGCAGCTGCCATCAAGGTCAACGACTCAGTGCCCTTCCACCTGGGCTGGAACAGCACGGAGCGCTGTCTGCGGCTGCAGGCCCGCTACCACGACACGCCCTACAAGCCGCCCGCCGGCCGCGCTGCTGCGCCCGAGCTCAGCTACCGCGTGTGTGTCGGCTCCGATGTCACTTCCATCCACAAATATATGGTGCGGCGCTATTTCAACAAGCCATCGAGGGTGCCAGCGCCTGAGGCCTTCCGGGACCCCATCTGGTCCACGTGGGTGCTGTACGGGCGTTCGGTGGACCAGGACAAGGTGCAGCGTTTCGCTCAGCAGATCCGCCAGCACCGCTTCAACAGCAGCCATCTAGAAATCGACGACATGTACACGCCTGCCTATGGCGACTTCGACTTCGACGAGACCAAGTTTCCCAACGCCAGCGACATGTTCCGCCGCCTGCGCGACGCTGGCTTTCGCGTCACGCTCTGGGTGCACCCGTTTGTCAACTACAACTCATCATGCTTTGGCGAAGGCGTGGAGCGCGAGCTGTTTGTGCGTGAACCCACGGGCCGGCTGCCTGCTCTCGTGCGCTGGTGGAATGGCATCGGCGCCGTGCTCGACTTCACGCGCCCGGAGGCCCGCGACTGGTTTCAGGGGCATCTGCGGCGACTGCGTTCGCGCTACGCCGTGGCCTCCTTCAAGTTCGACGCTGGAGAGGTCAGCTATTTGCCGCGGGACTTCAGCACCTACAGGCCACTGTCCGACCCCAACATATGGAGCCGGCGCTACACAGAGATGGCGCTGCCCTTCTTCTCACTGGCCGAGGTCCGTGTGGGCTACCAGTCACAGAACATCTCGTGCTTCTTCCGCCTGGTGGACCGCGACTCCGTGTGGGGCTACGATCTGGGGCTGCGCTCGCTCATCCCCGCCGTGCTCACTGTCAGCATGCTGGGCTACCCGTTCATCCTGCCCGATATGGTGGGTGGCAACGCGGTGTCTGAGCGCACAGTGAGCGGCGGCGATGTGCCCGAGCGCGAGCTCTACGTGCGCTGGCTGGAAGTGGCCGCCTTCATGCCAGCTATGCAGTTCTCCGTTCCACCCTGGCGGTACGACGCCGAAGTGGTGGCCATCGCGCACAAGTTCACTGCACTGAGGGCCTCACTCGTGGCGCCGCTGTTGCTGGAGCTGGCTGGTGAGGTCACTGACACGGGAGACCCCATTGTGCGCCCCCTCTGGTGGATCGCGCCCGGCGACGAGACGGCGCACCGCATCGACTCACAGTTCCTCATCGGAGACACGCTGCTTGTGGCGCCGGTACTGGAGCCAGGCAAGCAGGAGCGGGACGTCTACCTGCCCGCAGGCAAGTGGCGCAGCTATAAGG aTTTTTCCaggccccagctcccagcccaacTGGCTTCCTCTGGGCCTGCATGTGACACCCTCTTCCCAAACCTCTGCACATAG